Proteins co-encoded in one Acidobacteriota bacterium genomic window:
- a CDS encoding TlpA family protein disulfide reductase — translation MMRALFQLAIAAALASSSFAPAEAATATNAPKAATIHVAPEFTRRGIDGKPVNLGSYRGKVVLLNFWATWCGPCITEIPKFASWQTKYGPQGFQVVGVSMDDDSAPVQKASRKLGITYPVVMGDEHLSELYGGVLGLPVSYLIGTNGKVVARYQGEVSLPEIEKQIVHLLTSRKPQ, via the coding sequence ATGATGCGAGCACTTTTCCAGCTCGCGATTGCTGCTGCTCTCGCGTCTTCCTCATTTGCCCCGGCCGAAGCCGCAACTGCAACGAATGCCCCGAAGGCGGCAACAATCCACGTCGCCCCGGAGTTCACCCGCAGAGGAATCGACGGTAAACCTGTAAATCTCGGCAGCTATCGCGGCAAGGTTGTGCTGTTGAACTTCTGGGCGACGTGGTGCGGTCCGTGTATCACCGAGATACCGAAGTTTGCCTCTTGGCAAACAAAGTACGGCCCGCAGGGCTTCCAGGTTGTCGGCGTTTCGATGGACGACGATTCGGCCCCCGTCCAGAAGGCCTCACGCAAGCTGGGGATTACATACCCGGTTGTGATGGGCGATGAGCATTTGAGCGAACTTTACGGCGGGGTGCTCGGGCTTCCAGTCAGCTATCTCATCGGCACGAATGGCAAGGTGGTCGCACGATACCAGGGCGAAGTAAGTCTCCCCGAAATAGAAAAGCAGATCGTCCATCTCCTGACGTCGAGAAAGCCCCAGTGA
- a CDS encoding MFS transporter → MAFFSELKRLSPAQRSTFAACFLGWTLDAFDFFLLTVCLKAIAAEFHVGIKEIAEAIFFTLVMRPVGALIFGLLAERYGRRPTLIINIIAFSVFELASAFAPTLTIFMVSRALFGIAMGGEWGVGAALALESLPASGRGVFSGILQEGYVVGNLLAAALYGLVFPHLHGTGMFTGWRVMFMIGALPALLAFYMQFKVEESPVWLEAEQRRRAEGAAKKGIDFKPFLTYLPTFLFLVLLMTAFNSFSHGTQDLYPTLLEKDHGLSPSHVGLIVVISNVGALLGGIISGALSERFGRKRMIIIAALSAIPMIPLWAWSHTIPMLALGGFLMQFAVQGAFGIIPAHLNELSPGPVRAVFPGFAYQLGNLVSSRNGVFQAAFAQRYSGGVLTTVMSWTVVVGAIAIALVTGLGREARGEDWTKSEEAVPAQQKSLS, encoded by the coding sequence ATGGCTTTCTTTAGTGAACTCAAGCGCCTGAGCCCGGCGCAGCGGAGCACCTTCGCCGCCTGTTTCCTCGGTTGGACACTCGACGCTTTCGATTTCTTCCTCCTCACCGTCTGCCTCAAGGCTATCGCGGCAGAATTCCACGTTGGGATCAAGGAGATCGCCGAGGCAATCTTTTTCACTCTCGTCATGCGGCCGGTCGGAGCGCTGATCTTCGGCCTGCTGGCAGAGCGGTATGGCCGCCGACCCACGCTGATCATCAATATCATCGCGTTCTCGGTCTTTGAGCTGGCCTCGGCGTTCGCTCCAACGCTGACAATCTTCATGGTCTCCCGCGCCCTGTTTGGAATTGCGATGGGCGGTGAATGGGGAGTCGGCGCGGCGCTTGCCCTCGAGTCGCTCCCCGCCAGTGGCCGAGGCGTCTTCTCAGGCATCCTGCAGGAGGGATACGTCGTCGGCAACCTGCTTGCGGCCGCCCTCTACGGCCTGGTCTTTCCGCATCTGCATGGCACCGGCATGTTCACCGGATGGCGCGTCATGTTCATGATCGGAGCCCTTCCCGCGCTCCTCGCCTTCTACATGCAGTTCAAGGTCGAGGAATCGCCGGTCTGGCTCGAGGCTGAGCAGCGGAGGCGGGCAGAAGGAGCGGCGAAGAAGGGCATCGACTTCAAGCCATTCCTCACCTACCTGCCAACCTTCCTCTTTCTCGTGCTGCTGATGACCGCCTTCAACTCCTTCAGCCACGGAACCCAGGATCTCTACCCCACACTGCTTGAAAAGGACCACGGCCTTTCCCCGAGCCACGTAGGGCTGATCGTCGTCATCAGCAATGTTGGCGCCCTGCTTGGAGGCATCATCAGCGGCGCGCTGTCGGAGAGATTCGGGCGCAAGCGCATGATCATCATCGCGGCGCTCTCGGCGATTCCAATGATTCCGCTATGGGCATGGTCGCACACTATTCCCATGCTCGCGCTGGGTGGCTTCCTGATGCAGTTCGCCGTGCAGGGCGCGTTCGGGATTATCCCCGCTCATTTGAACGAACTCTCCCCGGGGCCGGTTCGTGCGGTCTTCCCGGGCTTCGCTTACCAGCTAGGCAATCTCGTTTCGTCAAGGAATGGAGTCTTCCAGGCGGCATTTGCGCAGCGCTATTCGGGAGGCGTCCTAACCACAGTGATGTCATGGACCGTAGTCGTGGGGGCCATCGCCATTGCTCTCGTCACCGGCCTCGGACGAGAAGCGCGCGGGGAAGACTGGACGAAATCAGAAGAAGCCGTCCCCGCACAGCAGAAGAGCCTCTCCTGA
- a CDS encoding polyisoprenoid-binding protein — translation MHKRFALALTLAAASLAGTSAYAQSTWTIDPNHSSINFEVRHLGVSNVHGSLTGVKGTVAYDEKDITKSKVDATADTTTINTNVERRDQDLKSPKYFDVQKYPQLSFKSTSISNAGGKLTMTGDLTLNGVTKSITLDVDGPAPPQTDKQGKTRSGFSATGKLKRSDYSFGSGTPNAVIGDDIKFSIDVEIDKQ, via the coding sequence ATGCACAAACGGTTTGCACTGGCCCTTACCCTCGCAGCGGCTTCGCTTGCAGGGACCAGCGCTTATGCTCAATCCACCTGGACTATCGACCCCAACCATTCGAGCATCAACTTCGAGGTCCGGCACCTTGGAGTCTCAAATGTGCATGGTTCGCTCACTGGCGTAAAGGGCACTGTTGCTTATGACGAGAAGGACATCACCAAATCGAAGGTAGATGCTACAGCCGATACGACGACGATCAACACCAATGTCGAACGGCGAGATCAGGACTTGAAATCGCCGAAGTATTTCGACGTGCAGAAATATCCTCAGCTTAGCTTCAAATCGACGAGCATCTCAAACGCTGGCGGCAAGCTGACGATGACAGGGGATCTCACGCTGAATGGGGTGACGAAGAGCATCACGCTTGATGTCGATGGCCCCGCGCCACCGCAAACCGACAAGCAGGGCAAGACTCGCAGCGGCTTCTCCGCTACAGGCAAGTTGAAACGGAGCGACTACAGCTTCGGATCGGGAACTCCCAATGCTGTGATCGGAGACGACATAAAGTTTTCGATCGACGTGGAGATCGACAAACAGTAG
- a CDS encoding response regulator transcription factor, translated as MTVVHFDHSREPEENHEEDSNSPAIRVILADSQAIYRVGMRKVFALEDDIRVVAQVETLGNLQAALARYPTDVVVLEGQLVAGTIDAIPELVRQAPDAKLIVQVMESDETNTVELYRRGVRGVVPRSISPDLLVKCVRKIAEGETWIDNQSINWVIEAYRSQATTLTNPKVQPKLSKKELAIIGCITRGMRNKEIAYQIGTTEQVIKNYLRKVYDKLGVSDRLELALYCLHHELLKKYTTEAEAALLHQTEPTQPLRAKM; from the coding sequence ATGACGGTTGTTCATTTTGATCACTCTCGGGAACCTGAAGAGAACCACGAGGAAGACAGCAACTCCCCCGCGATTCGAGTCATTTTGGCAGACTCTCAGGCCATCTACCGTGTAGGCATGCGCAAGGTATTTGCTCTGGAAGACGACATCCGCGTCGTTGCCCAGGTCGAAACCCTTGGTAACCTCCAGGCGGCACTTGCCCGTTATCCCACCGATGTCGTCGTCCTTGAAGGACAGTTGGTCGCCGGCACCATCGATGCGATCCCTGAGTTGGTACGGCAGGCCCCTGACGCCAAGCTCATCGTGCAGGTCATGGAGTCGGACGAGACCAACACCGTCGAGCTCTACCGGCGGGGTGTGCGAGGTGTCGTGCCGCGTTCCATCTCGCCCGATCTTCTCGTCAAGTGCGTCCGTAAGATTGCCGAAGGCGAAACCTGGATCGACAATCAGTCCATCAACTGGGTCATCGAAGCCTATCGCTCCCAGGCAACGACCCTGACCAACCCCAAGGTTCAGCCCAAGCTCTCTAAAAAAGAACTTGCCATTATCGGTTGCATCACTCGCGGTATGCGGAATAAAGAGATCGCCTACCAGATTGGAACGACCGAGCAGGTCATCAAAAACTATCTGCGCAAGGTCTACGACAAACTGGGCGTATCGGACCGCCTGGAGCTTGCCCTCTACTGTCTTCATCATGAGCTGCTAAAGAAATACACCACCGAAGCGGAAGCTGCTCTGTTGCATCAGACCGAGCCGACACAGCCGCTTCGAGCCAAGATGTAA
- a CDS encoding PilZ domain-containing protein, which yields MRQKGEVVGQSPKTKGENPVRTAVRFPMKLPLQIQTQQGELHAVTENISANGLLFVSDRLPEIDSRIEFTIAMPSAIMGSETDVTIHCIGRVVRHYQQDGEKKAAAVIDEYFLKA from the coding sequence ATGAGGCAAAAGGGAGAAGTTGTGGGCCAGTCGCCGAAGACAAAGGGTGAAAATCCAGTTCGTACCGCCGTGCGTTTTCCTATGAAGTTACCTTTGCAGATACAGACTCAACAAGGGGAACTGCATGCGGTAACGGAGAATATCTCGGCCAATGGGTTGCTTTTTGTAAGTGACCGGCTACCTGAGATTGATAGCAGAATCGAATTTACGATCGCTATGCCCTCAGCAATTATGGGATCCGAAACAGACGTAACGATTCACTGTATAGGCCGCGTGGTCCGCCACTATCAGCAGGATGGAGAAAAGAAAGCGGCGGCAGTGATTGATGAATATTTTCTAAAGGCTTGA
- the rpsP gene encoding 30S ribosomal protein S16 translates to MIRLARVGARKQPHYRIVVIEKDRARNGRSVEVVGTYNPRTNPASVELKRDRIDYWTSKGAQLSDRVEKLLAGSTPAAA, encoded by the coding sequence ATGATTCGTCTGGCGCGCGTAGGAGCGCGCAAGCAGCCCCACTACCGCATTGTTGTTATTGAGAAAGATCGCGCCCGTAACGGACGCTCGGTTGAGGTGGTTGGCACCTATAACCCACGCACCAATCCTGCGAGCGTCGAGCTCAAGCGCGACCGCATCGACTACTGGACCAGCAAAGGCGCCCAGCTCTCTGACCGAGTCGAAAAGCTGCTGGCCGGCAGCACACCGGCTGCCGCGTAA
- a CDS encoding KH domain-containing protein yields the protein MTSLVIEIAKALVDSPENVSVEAFRDGEATVLRLRVAPGDIGKVIGKQGRTARSLRTILAAASMKVRHRFALDIVEDDSTHNA from the coding sequence ATGACCAGCCTTGTGATAGAGATCGCCAAGGCACTGGTTGATTCCCCTGAGAACGTTTCCGTAGAGGCCTTTCGCGACGGCGAAGCAACAGTTCTCAGGTTGCGGGTAGCGCCAGGCGATATTGGCAAAGTCATAGGCAAACAGGGTCGAACCGCCCGCTCTCTTCGTACGATTCTGGCAGCGGCGAGCATGAAGGTCCGGCATCGTTTTGCGCTCGACATCGTCGAGGATGATTCGACACACAATGCTTAA
- the rimM gene encoding 16S rRNA processing protein RimM, which translates to MPTPAPSLTVLAHLLRPQGRKGELLAELLTDFPERFTARDDLYLVPPGFEGELSTAKKVRVVSSWEPVGRNKGRIVLQFDGVESITDAESLAGFDVVIPEEERVALPEGSAYVSDLIGCAVFNREIPIGEVTGVDFPASSDGAKLDDVPSLIEVRSPDGAEILIPFVRAFLESFDLHERRIVFRLPEGLVDVNR; encoded by the coding sequence ATGCCCACCCCCGCTCCGTCGCTGACCGTGCTGGCTCATCTTCTCCGTCCACAAGGACGCAAAGGAGAGTTGCTGGCCGAACTACTGACAGACTTTCCGGAGCGGTTTACCGCGCGCGATGACCTTTACCTTGTCCCTCCTGGATTTGAGGGAGAGTTGAGCACGGCGAAGAAGGTCAGGGTTGTCTCCTCGTGGGAGCCGGTTGGCAGGAATAAAGGCCGCATCGTCTTGCAGTTTGATGGGGTTGAAAGCATCACGGATGCCGAATCCCTGGCTGGATTCGATGTGGTTATTCCTGAAGAAGAGCGGGTGGCACTGCCTGAAGGCTCCGCTTATGTGAGCGATCTGATTGGATGTGCGGTCTTCAACCGTGAGATACCGATCGGCGAGGTTACCGGGGTGGACTTCCCCGCTTCATCGGACGGCGCGAAGCTGGACGACGTTCCGTCGCTGATCGAGGTTCGCTCTCCTGATGGCGCTGAGATTCTTATCCCCTTCGTGAGGGCGTTTCTGGAGTCGTTCGATCTGCATGAACGAAGGATTGTCTTCCGTCTGCCTGAGGGGTTGGTGGATGTAAATCGCTAA
- the trmD gene encoding tRNA (guanosine(37)-N1)-methyltransferase TrmD, translating into MRFDIITIFPDFFRSNFEFGILSRARATGLVDIATHDLRSFTSDRHRTVDDRPFGGGEGMVLKPQPIFDAAAALNIAPKTVRDRAKETVILLSAQGRPFTQATAHGLSGVERVVMICGRYEGVDERVNQLLCDREISIGDYVLSGGELAAAVIVDAVVRLLPGALGHPDSSRFESFGAEDTALEPDTGDGPPRTTHGAGGILDYPHYTRPAEFLGAEVPEVLQGGNHDAIRLWRRRMALRKTLENRPDLIEKAALTKADRSLLNEIAAEIDAKRGEAP; encoded by the coding sequence ATGCGATTTGACATCATTACGATCTTTCCGGATTTCTTCAGAAGCAACTTTGAGTTCGGCATTTTGAGCCGCGCCAGAGCGACGGGGCTGGTCGACATTGCTACGCACGATCTGCGCAGCTTCACCAGCGATCGGCACCGCACGGTGGACGACAGGCCATTTGGCGGCGGCGAGGGAATGGTTCTGAAGCCTCAGCCAATCTTCGATGCCGCCGCAGCACTGAACATCGCGCCGAAGACAGTTCGCGATCGAGCAAAGGAGACCGTGATTCTGCTGTCAGCACAGGGGCGTCCCTTTACGCAGGCAACGGCGCATGGGTTATCCGGCGTGGAACGGGTCGTGATGATTTGCGGGCGATATGAAGGCGTGGACGAGCGTGTCAACCAGCTATTGTGCGATCGCGAGATTTCGATCGGTGATTATGTTCTCTCAGGAGGCGAACTGGCGGCAGCGGTCATTGTGGATGCCGTCGTGCGCCTGCTGCCTGGAGCGCTGGGGCATCCGGACTCGTCACGGTTTGAGAGCTTTGGAGCGGAGGACACTGCGCTGGAGCCAGATACAGGCGACGGACCTCCTCGAACGACACATGGAGCCGGAGGAATACTTGATTACCCCCATTACACACGGCCAGCGGAGTTTCTGGGAGCGGAGGTGCCGGAAGTTCTTCAAGGAGGAAACCACGATGCCATCCGATTGTGGAGGAGACGCATGGCACTGCGGAAAACGCTTGAAAACAGGCCGGATCTTATCGAGAAAGCGGCATTGACGAAAGCGGATCGCAGCTTGCTGAATGAGATTGCCGCCGAAATAGACGCGAAGCGCGGAGAAGCACCCTGA
- the rplS gene encoding 50S ribosomal protein L19, whose product MQKLAAKLERTDLPNFAPGDTVRVQVKIREGEKERLQAFEGMVIACRKGPEGTFTVRKMSFGQGVERIFPYNSKVVDKVEKVRSYEVRRSKLFYLRGLRGKAARLREVERAS is encoded by the coding sequence ATGCAGAAACTGGCCGCGAAACTTGAGCGGACCGACCTTCCAAACTTCGCTCCCGGCGACACCGTTCGCGTTCAGGTCAAGATTCGCGAGGGCGAGAAAGAGCGCCTGCAGGCGTTCGAGGGCATGGTCATTGCATGCCGCAAGGGACCTGAGGGAACCTTTACCGTGCGCAAGATGAGCTTCGGCCAGGGCGTCGAGCGCATCTTCCCGTACAACTCCAAGGTTGTCGACAAGGTCGAGAAGGTTCGTTCGTACGAGGTTCGCCGTTCGAAGCTCTTCTATCTGCGCGGTCTGCGCGGCAAGGCGGCCCGTCTGCGCGAAGTCGAGCGCGCCAGCTAG
- a CDS encoding ribonuclease HII, protein MASSTPIRLKKTVAASTAKQRMLKQLVCSDAPEQALRYCGFRVIAGVDEVGRGALFGPVVAAAVILPARTAGLAKAGLKDSKQLLRKDRERLDRRIRRVALAVSVAEVDAETIDRVNIYQASRLAMLQAVMGLSIEPDHLLIDAMRIDHPCRQTKLIYGDSLSLSIAAASVIAKVHRDALLRELDAKHPGYGLASHKGYATPEHRRALVEQGPTALHRKTFAPVKAVDRDALVEDMVSGELFGPEEGADWLSD, encoded by the coding sequence ATGGCTTCATCGACTCCTATACGCCTCAAAAAGACTGTCGCGGCCTCGACGGCGAAGCAGCGAATGCTGAAACAGCTTGTCTGTAGCGACGCGCCTGAGCAGGCTCTGCGTTATTGCGGCTTCCGCGTGATTGCAGGCGTGGATGAGGTTGGGCGAGGCGCCCTGTTCGGCCCGGTAGTCGCTGCCGCCGTGATCCTTCCGGCACGGACAGCAGGCCTGGCCAAGGCAGGCTTGAAGGACTCCAAGCAGCTATTGCGAAAAGACCGTGAGCGGCTGGACCGCCGGATACGCCGCGTTGCGCTCGCGGTGAGCGTGGCCGAGGTGGATGCGGAGACGATCGACCGTGTGAACATCTATCAGGCAAGCCGTCTTGCCATGCTCCAGGCGGTAATGGGGCTTTCCATAGAACCGGATCACCTGCTGATCGACGCCATGCGCATCGACCACCCCTGCCGGCAGACGAAGCTGATCTATGGCGACTCGCTGAGCCTGTCGATCGCAGCGGCTTCTGTAATCGCCAAGGTGCATCGAGATGCCCTGCTGCGCGAGCTAGACGCAAAGCACCCGGGGTATGGACTGGCTTCGCACAAGGGCTACGCCACTCCAGAACACCGGCGGGCGCTGGTCGAACAAGGCCCGACGGCGCTGCACCGAAAGACCTTTGCTCCGGTAAAGGCAGTTGATCGCGATGCCTTGGTTGAAGACATGGTCTCCGGAGAGCTATTCGGGCCAGAAGAAGGTGCGGATTGGCTCAGCGACTGA
- a CDS encoding PIG-L family deacetylase, whose product MAQRLMCVVAHPDDECFAFGGALALAVDRGVETYVICMTDGQAAKNRGSAASGVDLGRMRRDEFAASCKVLGVTRHELMGYRDGELTEVPIKEAAGLLVERMREFHPDVVLTFGSDGGANKHSDHMMVSMWTTAAFHWSGQAKYFAGSGDVFQPKRLYYQTTKFFIPNRQPPLPLPWTVTLDIRSVEERKFEAFRRHVSQAPLMEQTREYFRKYGAEEHYTLVATDNPQPARQSSDLFDGL is encoded by the coding sequence TTGGCTCAGCGACTGATGTGCGTGGTGGCGCATCCGGACGACGAGTGCTTTGCCTTTGGCGGCGCGCTGGCATTGGCAGTAGATCGCGGGGTTGAGACCTACGTCATCTGTATGACCGATGGTCAGGCGGCCAAGAACCGCGGCTCGGCTGCCTCAGGGGTCGACCTGGGCAGAATGCGTCGCGATGAGTTTGCAGCATCGTGCAAGGTGCTTGGCGTCACCCGGCATGAGCTAATGGGGTATCGCGATGGCGAATTGACCGAGGTCCCGATCAAGGAGGCTGCGGGCCTCCTGGTTGAGAGGATGCGGGAATTTCACCCGGACGTTGTGCTTACTTTCGGTAGCGACGGAGGAGCCAACAAGCATTCCGACCATATGATGGTGTCTATGTGGACGACGGCCGCATTTCACTGGTCTGGGCAGGCAAAATACTTTGCAGGCTCCGGAGACGTCTTTCAACCAAAGCGGCTGTACTACCAGACAACAAAGTTCTTTATTCCAAACCGGCAACCTCCCCTGCCACTGCCATGGACGGTTACGCTCGATATCCGCTCGGTCGAGGAGCGGAAGTTTGAGGCGTTTCGGAGACATGTATCACAGGCTCCGTTGATGGAGCAGACACGGGAGTACTTTCGGAAGTATGGCGCTGAAGAGCATTACACGCTGGTTGCCACGGACAATCCTCAGCCGGCACGACAATCCTCAGATCTCTTCGATGGACTCTGA
- the pdxH gene encoding pyridoxamine 5'-phosphate oxidase: MDSEAKPHDPVEPEGVVDTTRAELVDPLQAVKDADEPIALFQAWMTEATASEINDPNAAALATANWDAAPSVRMVLVKQVDERGFCFYTNSESRKGRELAANPHAALCFHWKSLERQVRVEGPVMELPASDADAYFHSRSRGSQLGASVSRQSRHLESREELEHLVADSAEKYPGEVPRPKWWKGYAIRPERVEFWLAGDDRLHNRYVFVRKIGGWSKELLFP; the protein is encoded by the coding sequence ATGGACTCTGAAGCTAAGCCGCATGATCCGGTCGAGCCGGAGGGAGTTGTGGATACCACTCGAGCTGAGCTTGTGGACCCGCTCCAAGCCGTCAAAGATGCCGACGAGCCGATCGCGCTCTTTCAGGCATGGATGACTGAAGCGACGGCAAGCGAGATCAACGATCCAAATGCCGCTGCACTGGCCACAGCAAACTGGGATGCCGCCCCCAGTGTGCGTATGGTGCTAGTGAAGCAGGTTGATGAGAGGGGGTTCTGCTTCTACACCAATTCAGAGAGCAGAAAGGGACGGGAGCTCGCTGCAAATCCTCACGCAGCGCTTTGCTTCCACTGGAAGAGCCTGGAGCGGCAGGTGCGGGTGGAAGGCCCCGTGATGGAGCTCCCCGCGTCCGATGCCGATGCGTACTTTCACAGCCGCTCACGAGGCAGTCAGTTGGGGGCATCGGTGTCCCGGCAGAGCAGGCACCTTGAAAGCCGCGAAGAGCTGGAGCATCTGGTTGCAGATTCGGCAGAGAAATATCCAGGAGAGGTGCCGAGGCCGAAGTGGTGGAAGGGATATGCAATCCGGCCTGAAAGGGTGGAGTTCTGGCTGGCAGGCGACGACCGGCTGCACAATCGGTACGTATTTGTACGAAAAATCGGTGGGTGGAGCAAGGAACTATTGTTTCCATGA
- a CDS encoding Gfo/Idh/MocA family oxidoreductase, whose amino-acid sequence MALDIFGRREFLRAAGSAGLMAGVPALAEMSAIDPARVVHEVAEPEQDAEAKPQYSIKFAVCGMSHDHIYGMVGAIQRGGGVLVAAYGAEPDKLAAFTKRFPGVKMVKSEDEILNDPSIQLVLSSTIPDQRAPLGIRAMKKGKDYLSDKPGATSLAQIDEIRKTISETKRIYAILYSERFEVKAAIKAGDLVKAGAIGRVIQTINIAPHQIVQHGVDPYAGGAGGRPEWFWDAARYGGILTDIGSHQVDQFLYYTGSTQAEIVASQVANVNHPQRPKFQDFGDMMLRGDRGFGYVRLDWFTPDGLGTWGDGRLFLLGTEGYIEVRKYIDITRSKQGNNLFLVDKNSARSIDCSNVTLPFGPQFVSDVVNRTHIAQDQTQCLLAAELVVRAQMKAQHVTLKNA is encoded by the coding sequence ATGGCATTGGACATATTTGGGCGACGAGAGTTTCTGCGGGCGGCGGGTTCCGCGGGGTTGATGGCGGGGGTTCCCGCGCTGGCTGAGATGAGCGCGATCGATCCGGCACGCGTGGTGCATGAGGTCGCTGAGCCGGAACAGGATGCAGAAGCTAAGCCGCAGTACTCGATCAAATTCGCAGTCTGCGGGATGAGCCATGACCATATCTACGGCATGGTGGGCGCGATTCAACGTGGGGGCGGTGTTCTGGTAGCGGCTTATGGCGCGGAGCCGGACAAGCTGGCCGCGTTCACCAAGCGGTTCCCCGGCGTGAAGATGGTGAAGTCCGAGGACGAGATTCTGAACGATCCTTCCATCCAGCTTGTGCTGAGTTCGACCATTCCCGACCAGCGTGCGCCGTTGGGCATTCGCGCAATGAAGAAAGGCAAGGATTACCTGAGCGATAAGCCAGGCGCAACGTCGCTGGCACAGATTGATGAGATTCGAAAGACCATCTCCGAGACAAAACGGATTTATGCAATTCTCTATAGCGAGCGGTTTGAGGTAAAAGCTGCAATCAAGGCAGGCGATCTGGTGAAGGCAGGTGCGATTGGCCGCGTCATCCAAACGATCAACATAGCTCCGCATCAGATTGTGCAGCACGGCGTGGACCCTTATGCCGGTGGCGCAGGCGGCAGGCCCGAGTGGTTCTGGGATGCGGCGCGATATGGTGGCATTCTGACCGACATCGGGTCACACCAGGTGGATCAGTTCCTGTATTACACGGGTTCGACACAGGCTGAGATCGTGGCGTCGCAGGTGGCGAATGTGAACCACCCGCAGCGGCCGAAGTTCCAGGACTTCGGAGACATGATGCTGCGCGGCGATCGCGGATTCGGTTACGTGCGGCTGGACTGGTTTACTCCCGATGGACTGGGAACGTGGGGCGACGGGAGGCTCTTTCTCCTTGGGACCGAGGGATACATCGAGGTCCGCAAGTATATCGATATTACCCGCAGCAAGCAGGGGAACAACCTGTTCCTGGTGGACAAGAACTCTGCACGGTCCATTGATTGCAGCAATGTGACGCTTCCCTTCGGACCGCAGTTCGTCTCCGACGTGGTCAACCGCACCCACATCGCGCAGGACCAGACCCAGTGTCTGCTGGCGGCGGAGCTTGTGGTCCGCGCGCAGATGAAGGCGCAGCACGTAACGTTGAAGAACGCTTAG